The Nitrospiraceae bacterium genome contains a region encoding:
- a CDS encoding YifB family Mg chelatase-like AAA ATPase: MLARILSAALVGLDACLIDVEVDITGGLPQFSVVGLPDATVRESRDRVRSALKNTGFHFPAKRITVNLAPAGIKKEGSALDLAIAIGILVAEEVIPPECVIRRVFVGELSLDGRIKPISGALSINIACRPHYNLVLPADNSQQAALVEHVEVYPVHTIPEAVAFVKGMALIEPMPRDGGDLFRTRPLDEEDYGDVKGQEHAKRALEVAAAGGHNILTVGPPGSGKTMLAKRLPTILPLMESDEAIETTRVHSVAGQLPADQALLTVRPFRAPHHSISDAGLIGGGTIPRPGEVSLAHNGVLFLDESPEFRRPVLDGLRQPLEDGHVILTRASGSLRYPARFMLVAAMNPCPCGYYGDPARDCICTPQQIRRYRGRLSGPLQDRLDIHIEVPPVTVREFRDNRGSPEHSETIRGRVLAARAKQSHRYRDEGIHTNAQLKPRQLKRYCGLDGPSQTLLERSMTKLGLPARAYGRILRVARTIADLAGSDTIEPAHLAEAIQYRSLDRPVQY; this comes from the coding sequence ATGCTTGCGAGAATACTAAGCGCCGCGCTAGTGGGTCTCGATGCCTGTCTGATCGATGTGGAAGTGGATATTACCGGAGGACTTCCACAATTCTCTGTCGTGGGTCTCCCCGATGCAACAGTTCGTGAAAGTCGCGATCGGGTACGATCTGCGTTGAAAAATACCGGCTTTCACTTTCCTGCTAAAAGGATCACGGTGAACCTCGCCCCGGCCGGGATCAAGAAAGAAGGGTCCGCCCTTGACCTGGCTATCGCGATCGGCATTCTTGTGGCGGAAGAGGTGATTCCACCAGAATGTGTCATCCGGCGAGTGTTTGTCGGTGAGCTGTCTCTCGACGGACGCATCAAGCCCATTTCCGGTGCGCTCTCAATCAATATCGCCTGTCGACCCCATTACAATCTGGTCCTACCTGCGGACAATAGCCAGCAAGCAGCTCTGGTCGAACATGTCGAGGTCTATCCGGTCCATACGATTCCTGAAGCCGTGGCGTTCGTCAAAGGCATGGCGTTGATCGAACCGATGCCGAGAGATGGTGGCGATCTCTTTCGCACGCGCCCTCTGGATGAAGAGGATTACGGCGACGTGAAAGGACAGGAGCATGCAAAACGAGCTCTGGAAGTTGCGGCAGCCGGCGGACACAACATTTTGACGGTCGGGCCGCCAGGGTCGGGTAAAACCATGTTGGCCAAGCGGCTCCCGACGATACTTCCCTTGATGGAATCTGATGAAGCCATTGAAACGACGCGGGTGCACAGCGTGGCGGGGCAGTTGCCTGCCGATCAGGCATTACTCACGGTGCGACCGTTTCGGGCTCCCCACCACAGCATTTCGGACGCCGGACTCATTGGAGGGGGGACGATTCCTCGTCCTGGAGAAGTATCGTTGGCTCACAACGGCGTTCTGTTTCTGGATGAATCTCCTGAGTTCCGGCGGCCAGTGTTGGATGGACTCCGGCAACCGCTTGAAGATGGGCACGTCATCTTGACGAGAGCCAGTGGTTCGCTGCGGTATCCAGCGCGATTCATGTTGGTCGCTGCGATGAATCCTTGTCCCTGCGGGTACTATGGCGATCCCGCAAGGGATTGTATCTGTACGCCGCAACAAATACGTCGGTATCGGGGGCGGCTTTCTGGTCCGCTTCAGGACCGCCTCGATATCCACATAGAAGTCCCTCCGGTGACGGTCCGTGAATTCCGTGACAATAGAGGTTCTCCGGAACACTCGGAGACGATTCGAGGTCGTGTACTGGCAGCCCGTGCGAAGCAGTCGCATCGGTACCGGGACGAGGGTATTCATACCAATGCCCAGTTGAAGCCTCGCCAGCTAAAACGGTATTGTGGGCTCGATGGGCCGAGTCAAACGCTCTTGGAACGGTCGATGACGAAACTAGGTCTCCCAGCTCGTGCCTACGGGCGTATTCTTCGTGTGGCAAGGACTATTGCCGACTTAGCTGGCTCTGATACAATTGAGCCGGCGCATTTGGCAGAAGCCATTCAGTATCGCAGTCTCGACCGCCCTGTTCAGTATTGA
- a CDS encoding Lrp/AsnC ligand binding domain-containing protein yields the protein MATKAYILIKVKAGRTKDVLHSLKHISGVEQAHSCFGQPDIFLFISTNDERALSEVVISKIHSIEGVEETDTHIVAES from the coding sequence ATGGCGACGAAGGCTTACATTTTGATCAAGGTCAAGGCAGGAAGGACAAAGGATGTTCTCCATTCCCTGAAACATATTAGTGGAGTCGAGCAGGCCCACTCCTGTTTCGGACAGCCGGATATTTTCCTCTTTATCAGCACGAACGACGAACGGGCGTTATCTGAAGTCGTGATTTCCAAAATTCACTCGATAGAAGGTGTGGAGGAAACCGATACCCATATCGTGGCTGAATCTTAG
- a CDS encoding Gfo/Idh/MocA family oxidoreductase, protein MTASSALGIGLIGLGRHGSRYVRHLLQDMPETNLVAVCRKRAQESVEGLPLSSIPVYSDYRALIADPLVRAVIVVTPPTLCHEICLEAVRARKPLLIEKPLALTAEQARAMVKAADQAGVLLMTAHTLRFEPVIERVRSILPQLGSLRSATMTSHVEVASSTAATTNAFGHRGALLEIGIHLLDVVRFLTGDEVSAVSCYMDPVPPTGPDTRATVHLTTVQGIECHLEVARVTAGRVAQMEWIGADGRVSADWFRHRLMKQERANTSEEWTLEPRPTILSVLRAFIHAIRTNSSPPITGRDGQRAVEIAEACYRSAELRGQLVKNESND, encoded by the coding sequence ATGACAGCATCATCCGCACTTGGCATCGGGTTGATCGGTCTAGGCCGGCATGGCAGTCGTTATGTGCGACATCTTCTGCAAGACATGCCGGAGACGAACCTTGTTGCCGTCTGCCGAAAGCGAGCTCAAGAAAGTGTCGAAGGACTCCCTCTCTCTTCTATTCCCGTCTACAGTGACTATCGTGCTTTGATCGCCGATCCGTTGGTCCGTGCCGTCATCGTCGTCACTCCGCCTACGCTTTGTCATGAGATCTGTCTCGAAGCGGTCAGGGCCCGGAAGCCCTTGTTGATTGAGAAACCCCTCGCTCTGACTGCAGAGCAGGCTCGAGCCATGGTCAAAGCAGCCGACCAAGCGGGCGTTCTCCTTATGACAGCCCATACCCTCCGGTTCGAGCCAGTCATCGAAAGAGTCAGGAGTATCCTACCGCAGCTCGGATCGCTTCGTTCCGCGACGATGACGAGTCACGTCGAAGTGGCATCGAGCACCGCGGCAACCACGAACGCCTTCGGTCACCGAGGGGCGCTACTCGAGATCGGGATTCACTTGCTCGATGTGGTGCGATTTTTAACCGGCGATGAGGTCAGCGCTGTTTCCTGTTATATGGATCCTGTGCCACCAACTGGACCGGACACCAGAGCGACCGTACACCTCACGACCGTACAGGGGATAGAGTGCCATCTCGAAGTCGCGCGGGTCACAGCGGGACGCGTCGCACAGATGGAGTGGATTGGAGCAGATGGAAGGGTGAGTGCCGATTGGTTCCGGCACCGACTCATGAAACAGGAACGAGCCAATACATCCGAGGAATGGACCCTGGAGCCCCGACCGACCATCCTATCAGTGCTCCGCGCGTTTATTCACGCCATTCGTACTAATTCCAGTCCACCCATTACAGGAAGGGATGGACAAAGAGCGGTGGAAATAGCCGAGGCTTGTTATCGATCCGCGGAACTTAGAGGCCAGCTCGTCAAGAACGAATCTAATGACTAA
- a CDS encoding dienelactone hydrolase family protein yields the protein MTSALAPFTLQQIGTDTARFPSGVAIPTPTDAAVDPYIKTRMSNDVQVEAIQFWPQEKGTYPGLVLIHEWWGLNSQIKDLGARLACEGYGVIIPNLYARLGGMVTANADIAEALMGRLNSQLALQDINSCCEFLNTRDYIRRNIHGVVGFGMGGSLALQFASKRKRLRAAVVFYGRMFDPAAMFNDVRCPVLYHQAEQDTWASAAEADRLRAAAAEYGKQVEIRLYRNTPHAFCNEMRPETYRTDAAAEAWNETAAFLKKCFQGT from the coding sequence ATGACGTCGGCCCTTGCGCCTTTCACGCTTCAACAAATCGGCACCGACACCGCGCGGTTTCCCAGTGGGGTAGCCATTCCAACTCCAACAGACGCTGCCGTCGATCCCTACATCAAAACTCGCATGTCGAATGATGTGCAGGTGGAAGCCATTCAGTTTTGGCCACAGGAGAAGGGAACGTACCCTGGTCTCGTCCTGATACACGAATGGTGGGGGCTGAATTCCCAAATCAAGGATCTTGGAGCTCGACTCGCGTGTGAGGGCTATGGGGTGATCATTCCCAACTTGTATGCGAGGCTCGGCGGGATGGTGACGGCCAATGCAGACATCGCAGAGGCGCTGATGGGACGATTAAATAGTCAGCTGGCATTACAAGACATCAATTCGTGCTGCGAATTTCTGAACACCCGAGATTATATCAGACGCAATATTCATGGGGTGGTGGGGTTCGGAATGGGGGGGTCGTTGGCCCTGCAGTTTGCGTCCAAGCGGAAGCGGTTACGCGCAGCAGTCGTCTTCTACGGACGGATGTTCGACCCAGCAGCTATGTTCAACGACGTGCGCTGTCCGGTTCTCTATCACCAAGCTGAACAAGATACCTGGGCCTCGGCTGCGGAAGCTGATCGGCTTCGCGCGGCGGCCGCTGAATATGGCAAGCAGGTCGAGATCAGGCTCTACCGGAATACACCGCATGCGTTCTGCAATGAGATGCGTCCCGAGACCTATCGTACTGATGCCGCTGCTGAAGCATGGAACGAGACCGCCGCCTTCCTCAAGAAGTGCTTTCAAGGAACGTAA